Proteins co-encoded in one Xiphophorus hellerii strain 12219 chromosome 10, Xiphophorus_hellerii-4.1, whole genome shotgun sequence genomic window:
- the LOC116726628 gene encoding cytohesin-1-like isoform X1, which yields MGTVSELCASSFQAFLCPTVRGGAPAAAASVPDDLSPEERQELESIRRRKQELLQDIQRLKDEIAEVTSEIENLGLTEERKSMQRNKQMAIGRKKFNMDPTKGIRFLIDSSLLKNTSEDIAQFLYKGEGLNKTAIGDYLGERDEFNIKVLHAFLELHEFTDLNLVQALRQFLWSFRLPGEAQKIDRMMEAFAQRYCHCNPGVFQCTDTCYVLSFAVIMLNTSLHNPNVRDKPSVQRFTAMNRGINDGGDLPEDLLRNLYDSIKNEPFKIPEDDGNDLTHTFFNPDREGWLLKLGGGRVKTWKRRWFILTDNCLYYFEYTTDKEPRGIIPLENLSIREVEDSKKPNCFELFIPNNKYQVIKACKTEADGRVVEGNHTFYRISAPTAEEKDEWIKSIKAAISKDPFYEMLAARKKKVSSLKGL from the exons ATGGGGACTGTGAGTGAGCTGTGTGCATCCAGTTTCCAAGCTTTTCTCTGCCCTACTGTACGAGGTGGagcacctgctgctgcagcctcag TGCCTGATGACCTGAGTCCAGAGGAGCGACAGGAGCTGGAGAGCATCCGCCGCAGAaaacaggagctgctgcaggacaTACAG AGGCTGAAGGATGAGATAGCGGAGGTGACCAGTGAGATTGAAAACCTGGGCCTGACTGAAGAGAG AAAAAGCATGCAGAGGAACAAACAGATGGCCATCGGCCGGAAGAAGTTCAACATGGACCCCACAAAG GGGATTCGCTTCCTGATCGACAGCTCTCTGCTGAAAAACACCAGCGAAGACATCGCTCAGTTTCTCTACAAAGGAGAGGGCCTCAACAAGACGGCCATCGGCGACTATCTGGGGGAGAG AGATGAATTTAACATCAAGGTTCTGCACGCCTTCCTGGAGCTGCACGAGTTCACGGACCTGAACCTGGTCCAGGCGCTGCGGCAGTTCCTGTGGAGCTTCAGGCTGCCGGGCGAGGCCCAGAAGATCGACCGCATGATGGAGGCGTTCGCCCAGAGATACTGCCACTGCAACCCGGGCGTGTTTCAGTGCACCG ATACATGTTACGTGTTGTCGTTCGCCGTGATCATGTTGAACACGAGTCTGCACAACCCGAACGTACGAGACAAACCGTCAGTTCAGAGGTTCACTGCCATGAACAGAGGAATCAACGACGGAGGAGATCTGCCTGAGGATCTGCTCAGA AATCTGTACGACAGCATCAAGAATGAACCGTTTAAGATCCCAGAGGATGATGGGAACGACCTCACACACACCTTCTTCAACCCCGACAGAGAAGGCTGGCTGCTAAAACTCGG AGGTGGACGAGTGAAGACCTGGAAGAGACGCTGGTTCATTCTCACAGATAACTGTCTCTACTACTTTGAATACACCACA GATAAGGAACCCAGAGGGATTATTCCACTGGAAAATCTCAGCATCAGAGAAGTTGAAGACTCAAAGAAACCg AACTGCTTCGAGCTTTTCATCCCCAACAACAAATACCAGGTGATCAAAGCCTGCAAGACGGAGGCGGACGGCCGCGTCGTCGAGGGCAACCACACGTTTTACAGGATCTCTGCTCCGACTGCAGAGGAGAAGGACGAGTGGATCAAAAGCATCAA GGCCGCCATCAGCAAAGACCCGTTCTACGAGATGCTGGCGGCTCGGAAGAAGAAAGTTTCATCCCTGAAGGGGCTGTAG
- the LOC116726628 gene encoding cytohesin-1-like isoform X2 translates to MVLKSEDGVVPDDLSPEERQELESIRRRKQELLQDIQRLKDEIAEVTSEIENLGLTEERKSMQRNKQMAIGRKKFNMDPTKGIRFLIDSSLLKNTSEDIAQFLYKGEGLNKTAIGDYLGERDEFNIKVLHAFLELHEFTDLNLVQALRQFLWSFRLPGEAQKIDRMMEAFAQRYCHCNPGVFQCTDTCYVLSFAVIMLNTSLHNPNVRDKPSVQRFTAMNRGINDGGDLPEDLLRNLYDSIKNEPFKIPEDDGNDLTHTFFNPDREGWLLKLGGGRVKTWKRRWFILTDNCLYYFEYTTDKEPRGIIPLENLSIREVEDSKKPNCFELFIPNNKYQVIKACKTEADGRVVEGNHTFYRISAPTAEEKDEWIKSIKAAISKDPFYEMLAARKKKVSSLKGL, encoded by the exons ATGGTGTTGAAGTCAGAAGATGGAGTCG TGCCTGATGACCTGAGTCCAGAGGAGCGACAGGAGCTGGAGAGCATCCGCCGCAGAaaacaggagctgctgcaggacaTACAG AGGCTGAAGGATGAGATAGCGGAGGTGACCAGTGAGATTGAAAACCTGGGCCTGACTGAAGAGAG AAAAAGCATGCAGAGGAACAAACAGATGGCCATCGGCCGGAAGAAGTTCAACATGGACCCCACAAAG GGGATTCGCTTCCTGATCGACAGCTCTCTGCTGAAAAACACCAGCGAAGACATCGCTCAGTTTCTCTACAAAGGAGAGGGCCTCAACAAGACGGCCATCGGCGACTATCTGGGGGAGAG AGATGAATTTAACATCAAGGTTCTGCACGCCTTCCTGGAGCTGCACGAGTTCACGGACCTGAACCTGGTCCAGGCGCTGCGGCAGTTCCTGTGGAGCTTCAGGCTGCCGGGCGAGGCCCAGAAGATCGACCGCATGATGGAGGCGTTCGCCCAGAGATACTGCCACTGCAACCCGGGCGTGTTTCAGTGCACCG ATACATGTTACGTGTTGTCGTTCGCCGTGATCATGTTGAACACGAGTCTGCACAACCCGAACGTACGAGACAAACCGTCAGTTCAGAGGTTCACTGCCATGAACAGAGGAATCAACGACGGAGGAGATCTGCCTGAGGATCTGCTCAGA AATCTGTACGACAGCATCAAGAATGAACCGTTTAAGATCCCAGAGGATGATGGGAACGACCTCACACACACCTTCTTCAACCCCGACAGAGAAGGCTGGCTGCTAAAACTCGG AGGTGGACGAGTGAAGACCTGGAAGAGACGCTGGTTCATTCTCACAGATAACTGTCTCTACTACTTTGAATACACCACA GATAAGGAACCCAGAGGGATTATTCCACTGGAAAATCTCAGCATCAGAGAAGTTGAAGACTCAAAGAAACCg AACTGCTTCGAGCTTTTCATCCCCAACAACAAATACCAGGTGATCAAAGCCTGCAAGACGGAGGCGGACGGCCGCGTCGTCGAGGGCAACCACACGTTTTACAGGATCTCTGCTCCGACTGCAGAGGAGAAGGACGAGTGGATCAAAAGCATCAA GGCCGCCATCAGCAAAGACCCGTTCTACGAGATGCTGGCGGCTCGGAAGAAGAAAGTTTCATCCCTGAAGGGGCTGTAG
- the LOC116726628 gene encoding cytohesin-1-like isoform X4, whose protein sequence is MQRNKQMAIGRKKFNMDPTKGIRFLIDSSLLKNTSEDIAQFLYKGEGLNKTAIGDYLGERDEFNIKVLHAFLELHEFTDLNLVQALRQFLWSFRLPGEAQKIDRMMEAFAQRYCHCNPGVFQCTDTCYVLSFAVIMLNTSLHNPNVRDKPSVQRFTAMNRGINDGGDLPEDLLRNLYDSIKNEPFKIPEDDGNDLTHTFFNPDREGWLLKLGGGRVKTWKRRWFILTDNCLYYFEYTTDKEPRGIIPLENLSIREVEDSKKPNCFELFIPNNKYQVIKACKTEADGRVVEGNHTFYRISAPTAEEKDEWIKSIKAAISKDPFYEMLAARKKKVSSLKGL, encoded by the exons ATGCAGAGGAACAAACAGATGGCCATCGGCCGGAAGAAGTTCAACATGGACCCCACAAAG GGGATTCGCTTCCTGATCGACAGCTCTCTGCTGAAAAACACCAGCGAAGACATCGCTCAGTTTCTCTACAAAGGAGAGGGCCTCAACAAGACGGCCATCGGCGACTATCTGGGGGAGAG AGATGAATTTAACATCAAGGTTCTGCACGCCTTCCTGGAGCTGCACGAGTTCACGGACCTGAACCTGGTCCAGGCGCTGCGGCAGTTCCTGTGGAGCTTCAGGCTGCCGGGCGAGGCCCAGAAGATCGACCGCATGATGGAGGCGTTCGCCCAGAGATACTGCCACTGCAACCCGGGCGTGTTTCAGTGCACCG ATACATGTTACGTGTTGTCGTTCGCCGTGATCATGTTGAACACGAGTCTGCACAACCCGAACGTACGAGACAAACCGTCAGTTCAGAGGTTCACTGCCATGAACAGAGGAATCAACGACGGAGGAGATCTGCCTGAGGATCTGCTCAGA AATCTGTACGACAGCATCAAGAATGAACCGTTTAAGATCCCAGAGGATGATGGGAACGACCTCACACACACCTTCTTCAACCCCGACAGAGAAGGCTGGCTGCTAAAACTCGG AGGTGGACGAGTGAAGACCTGGAAGAGACGCTGGTTCATTCTCACAGATAACTGTCTCTACTACTTTGAATACACCACA GATAAGGAACCCAGAGGGATTATTCCACTGGAAAATCTCAGCATCAGAGAAGTTGAAGACTCAAAGAAACCg AACTGCTTCGAGCTTTTCATCCCCAACAACAAATACCAGGTGATCAAAGCCTGCAAGACGGAGGCGGACGGCCGCGTCGTCGAGGGCAACCACACGTTTTACAGGATCTCTGCTCCGACTGCAGAGGAGAAGGACGAGTGGATCAAAAGCATCAA GGCCGCCATCAGCAAAGACCCGTTCTACGAGATGCTGGCGGCTCGGAAGAAGAAAGTTTCATCCCTGAAGGGGCTGTAG
- the LOC116726628 gene encoding cytohesin-1-like isoform X3 has product MLPDDLSPEERQELESIRRRKQELLQDIQRLKDEIAEVTSEIENLGLTEERKSMQRNKQMAIGRKKFNMDPTKGIRFLIDSSLLKNTSEDIAQFLYKGEGLNKTAIGDYLGERDEFNIKVLHAFLELHEFTDLNLVQALRQFLWSFRLPGEAQKIDRMMEAFAQRYCHCNPGVFQCTDTCYVLSFAVIMLNTSLHNPNVRDKPSVQRFTAMNRGINDGGDLPEDLLRNLYDSIKNEPFKIPEDDGNDLTHTFFNPDREGWLLKLGGGRVKTWKRRWFILTDNCLYYFEYTTDKEPRGIIPLENLSIREVEDSKKPNCFELFIPNNKYQVIKACKTEADGRVVEGNHTFYRISAPTAEEKDEWIKSIKAAISKDPFYEMLAARKKKVSSLKGL; this is encoded by the exons ATGT TGCCTGATGACCTGAGTCCAGAGGAGCGACAGGAGCTGGAGAGCATCCGCCGCAGAaaacaggagctgctgcaggacaTACAG AGGCTGAAGGATGAGATAGCGGAGGTGACCAGTGAGATTGAAAACCTGGGCCTGACTGAAGAGAG AAAAAGCATGCAGAGGAACAAACAGATGGCCATCGGCCGGAAGAAGTTCAACATGGACCCCACAAAG GGGATTCGCTTCCTGATCGACAGCTCTCTGCTGAAAAACACCAGCGAAGACATCGCTCAGTTTCTCTACAAAGGAGAGGGCCTCAACAAGACGGCCATCGGCGACTATCTGGGGGAGAG AGATGAATTTAACATCAAGGTTCTGCACGCCTTCCTGGAGCTGCACGAGTTCACGGACCTGAACCTGGTCCAGGCGCTGCGGCAGTTCCTGTGGAGCTTCAGGCTGCCGGGCGAGGCCCAGAAGATCGACCGCATGATGGAGGCGTTCGCCCAGAGATACTGCCACTGCAACCCGGGCGTGTTTCAGTGCACCG ATACATGTTACGTGTTGTCGTTCGCCGTGATCATGTTGAACACGAGTCTGCACAACCCGAACGTACGAGACAAACCGTCAGTTCAGAGGTTCACTGCCATGAACAGAGGAATCAACGACGGAGGAGATCTGCCTGAGGATCTGCTCAGA AATCTGTACGACAGCATCAAGAATGAACCGTTTAAGATCCCAGAGGATGATGGGAACGACCTCACACACACCTTCTTCAACCCCGACAGAGAAGGCTGGCTGCTAAAACTCGG AGGTGGACGAGTGAAGACCTGGAAGAGACGCTGGTTCATTCTCACAGATAACTGTCTCTACTACTTTGAATACACCACA GATAAGGAACCCAGAGGGATTATTCCACTGGAAAATCTCAGCATCAGAGAAGTTGAAGACTCAAAGAAACCg AACTGCTTCGAGCTTTTCATCCCCAACAACAAATACCAGGTGATCAAAGCCTGCAAGACGGAGGCGGACGGCCGCGTCGTCGAGGGCAACCACACGTTTTACAGGATCTCTGCTCCGACTGCAGAGGAGAAGGACGAGTGGATCAAAAGCATCAA GGCCGCCATCAGCAAAGACCCGTTCTACGAGATGCTGGCGGCTCGGAAGAAGAAAGTTTCATCCCTGAAGGGGCTGTAG